Within the Anaerolineae bacterium genome, the region ACCGTTACTAAAGAACAACCCTTGTCATCAACACCAGCCAGAACCATTCCGTTTGAAACTATTCCCATTATCTTGGCCGGCTTTAAATTTGCAACCACAATTACCTGTTTCCCGACCAACTCTTCAGGTTTATAGCTTGCGGCAATACCTGCTACAACGGTCCGCTTTTCTCCCAGATCAACCTCAAGTTTAAGCAGTTTTTTTGCCCTTGGAATCGATTCTGCGCTAAGTATTGTAGCCACCCTGAGATCAATTGCGCCGAACGCCTCTATGGGTATCTCGGTTTTTAAGACAGACAAGAGATCTCCGTCAGCCGACTCCTGCTCTGCTTCAGCCTTATTCTTTTTCAGGTCAATTCTGGGAAAGAGGGTGATCCCTTTTGGAAGCTCTATGCCGGACTTGATTATTTTCCATGTTTTAAGAATGTCGAGATTATTAAAGCCCCCTTTTGTAATCATGTCCGGGTCCACGCCAAGGTGCTTTTGCATGTCTGCGGATGTGTCAGGCATGATCGGTGAAATAAGGCCTGCTATTACTCCAAGCCCGTTAAGAAGATTTGAGATTACAACCTGCAACTGTTTTTGGCTGGATTTTTTCTTTGCAAGCACCCATGGCGACGTAACATCGACATATCTGTTCATCTTGGCGATTAACTCCCATATTGTCACAAGAGCTTTATGAAAAGCAAAATTTTCCATGGCCTGCTCATATTCGGAAATTGTGGCCAGGGCATCTGATTCAAGACCGAGCTGAAATTCGTTTTCAATTTCCGCATCAACCTCCGGGACTATGCCTTTGAAATATTTATGGACCATTGCAATAACTCTGGAAAACAGGTTGCCAAGATCGTTTGCCAGATCCGCATTGATTCGCTGAACCAGCGCCTGTTCGCTAAAATTGGAATCAAGCCCGAATACCATATCCCGCATCAAAAAGAACCTGAATGCATCAAGCCCGTAAACATTTTTTAGCTGAAGCGGCCCTACAACGTTCCCAATACTTTTGGACATCTTGCTCTGGTCAACATTCCAATATCCATGAACATTAAGATGATTATACATTGGAATGCCGGCAGCCTTGAGCATGATGGGCCAGTATATACCATGAGGCTTGAGAATGTCCTTGGCAATTATATGCTGGACACGCGGCCAGAATTTTTTAAACAGCTCTCCATCAGGATATCCAAGAGCTGAGATATAGTTTAAAAGAGCATCAAACCATACATATGTAACATAATCTTTATCAAACGGCAGGGTAATTCCCCATTTAAGCCGCTTCTTTGGGCGTGATATGCAAAGATCTTCAAGGGGTTCGCTTAAAAATGCCAGAACTTCATTTCTGTATCGTTCAGGTCGAATAAAATCAGAATGCTTCTCAATATGATCAACAAGCCAGTCCTGATAGCGGCTCATCTTGAAAAAGTAATTAGACTCCTTAATGGGTTCCGGTTCAATAAGATGGTCAGGGCACTTTCCGTCAACCAGCTCGCGTTCAGTAAAGAAGCGTTCGCATCCAAAGCAATAGAGCCCTTCATACTCGCTAAAATAAATATCGCCTGCGTCGTAAATTTTCTGCAGAATCTGCTTCACAACAGCAATATGGGCTGGATCGGTAGTCCGGATAAAACAATCATATTTAATGTTAAGCTGGTGCCATAGCTCTTTGAAAGCATTGCTTATTTGGTCCACATAGGCCTTGGGGCTTATATTCTCTTTTTTAGCGGCGCGTACTATTTTGTCCCCATGTTCATCTGTACCGGTTAAAAACAAGGTTTCATTGTGCCGCATAAAATTAAACCGGCAAACGACATCGGCTGCAATAGTAGTATATGCATGCCCAAGGTGGGGCATTGCATTTACATAATAAATAGGAGTTGTTATGTAAAAAGGTTCGGTCATTTTCCCTCCTGTTTCTTTATAATCTATCCTTTTTAGATTCATATGTAAGGCAACACATCAGCCTGCCGCACAGACCGGAAATCTTCGTTGAGTTTAACGACAGCTTCTGATCCTTTGCCATACGTATAGAAACCGGTTCAAACGTATTCATGAATAAGGAGCAACAGATTGGTCGTCCGCATCTTCCGATACCACCGATCATCTTGGCCTGATTGCGTATTCCGACCTGTCTCATCTCAATCCTGACACCGAACTGGTTGACCAGCATTTTAACGAGTTCACGAAAGTCAACACGACTATCGGCCGTAAAAAAAAAGGTCAGTTTGCTGCCATCAAAGGAGTTTTCAACAACAAACAGGTTCATTTTCAACTTTAGCTCATTGATGCATTGAATGCAGAATGCTTGAGCCGATTTTTCTTTTTCAAGGTTTTTCTCTCGCTGCTCGAAATCTTTTTCATTAGCCAGACGAAACACCTTTTTAAGCGGCCTGTCCGATAATCGTTCACAACCCGGCACGGGAAACACCGCAACTGTCCCAAAACAAAGACCCTGCTCTGTTTCTACAACCACACAATCTCCGCGCTTAAGAACAAATGCACCGCTGTCAAAATCGTAAACCTTGCCAAAAGAATTAAATTTTACTCCTACAATCTTTGCCATAATTATCTTTAACTATTTGTATTGTTTTGCGCAAGCTGCATTAGCATCGCTTCTAAGGTCAACCTTAAATTAGCGCCGGCCTTAATTTTTTTCTGTGCTGTCCGGATAGCTTCAATTTTTTCTATTAATTGTTTTACCGTAAGTTTTTGTGCAACACGTTGAATGTTATCAATCAAATCCCTGTTTATTATTTTCTCGGGACAGAATTTATATACAACAATGTCTCTCAGCCAGTATTTAATCACCTCCAGAGAATCTTGCAGGATTTCTTTATTTTTTGATAGCTCTGCTGCAAAAGCCAAAAAAGAAACAACCGGTTGTGTAGATATTTGCCCGGGCATATCAAGGTTTAATGTATTTATAAGCCAAGCGCGCCGGTTTATCCAGTTTATACGGTTCTTAGGCTCAACCATCGAAAGGGCTTTAGATAAACTCCCGTTTGCCAGAATCGCGATTGTTTTTGCATCATCATAATCAAGCCCTTCTTTGTCAACCAGAATATCTTCCAGTCTCTTGCAGGAAATCGGGTTAAATCTGATATGCTGACAGCGTGAAACAATTGTGGGGATAAGATCGAACGACTGTATGGCGGTAATTATCAAAATGGTCCGGCCGGGTGGTTCCTCAAGAACCTTAAGCAGCGCGTTGCCGGCAGAAGGGTTCATTGCACGGGCTTCTGATATTATTACAACACGCATCCTTGCCTCGTAAGGTTTCATGGCAAGAACATCTCGCAAAGAACGTATTTGAGCAATCTTGATATAGCCGCCTGACGGCTTAATGTGTATGATGTCAGGATGGTTTCCTGATCGGATTTTCACGCATGCCTTACAATAACAAATCCGGCTGTTTGTTGCTTGATTCGCGCTCTGAAAAAAGCTCCCTGGATTTTTACTTAGACAGTTACACGCCATGGCAAACATCATGGCTGTAGTGCGTTTGCCGACACCTTCCATGCCTGTAAAAAGAAGGGCATTAGGAATGGTGTTGTGTCGCAGAAAGGCTGTTAAAAGTTGTACCGGCTTTTTTTGATCTATTATTACCGCAAATTTGGACACAAATTTAATTATCTACTCTGTCTTTCAATTCTTTTCCAGCCTTAAAAAACGGAAGCTTTTTGGGCTTTATTAGAACATTATCACCTGTCTTTGGGTTTCTGCCGGTATATGCTTTGTACTCTTTTACAAAAAAGCTGTTCAGCCCGCGAATTTCAACTCTTTCTCCCTGTACCAAAGCATTCTGCATAGAACCAAAAAATATTTGAATCACCTTTGCGGCATCCGATTTTGAGACATTAGCCTTGGTTTTTAAAGCAGAAACAATCTCCAGTTTATTCATATCCTCTCCTTTTTACAATACCTGCCGTTTAATATCTTTAATGTGAAATTATTAAACAGAACCTGTTTAGAAGTCAAGCGGTTATAACAATATTTTTGGTAGCCTTTCAACATCATCTTCGTTCACCTCGACTGCAGCAAACTGTCTAAGGGCTTCGATAGCAACAACAACTCTCCCCTTGCCCCTGTATTGGACAAAGGTTCCGGTCACCCCTGCAAACGGGCCGTAAATCACCATAACAGGATCCTTTTTTTTTAAACAGGTGCCGGTTAAAACCTTGTTGTCTCCCGACACCATGATTTTAAGTGATTCAACGGTCTCTGCAGCAACAGAGATCGGCCCTTCTTTGTTGCCGATTAAACGGACAGTCCCGGCTGTCTTTAAAATTTCAATATGGCTGGCATGGTGCAAGTCGGTTTTTAAAAACAGGTACCCTGGGAAAAGAGGTGTTCTTATCATTAACCGTCTGTCACGGCGCCTGCTTTTTACCAGGATCTTTGGCAGGAAAACCTCAAACGATTTTTTGGCCAGAGCGTCATTAACTACATTCTCGAACCTGCTTTTCGTATGCACAACATACCACAGACGATTAATCTGTTTTATTTTCATTTAACGACTCAAACTCCGTTACAGCGGCTCTTCCATCATGCGCCCAACCATATCTCTACCAAATTCTCCAAGCCCGTACAGACCAATTATAAATGCATATTTCCTGTCATTATCCTCGTGCGAGTAGTTAAAATCTATGGACCAGCACTGGGCCTTGTACAAACATCCAATGCTTTTCCTAATATCCCAGGTCCCGTAAAGATTACGCTCATAATCAGCATATACGTTTAGCTGCTCCGATACTGCCAGGGTTATATCGGTGTAAATAGATTCGCTCGAGTCTTGGGCATACCTGTGTTCAACAAAGAGGCTGTCTCCACGCTCATCAATTAATTTTGCCGCAACATTATGTGATTTAAAATTGCTTTCATATTGAGACCATGTGGCATCTGCCTGCGCAGAAACATATCGGACAGGGGCTATCTCTATCTCGCCATAGATTGTAGAAAAAGGCCGCTTTTCCTTTTGATTTGCCCAATTGGAAGGAGTGTCCTCTTTTGCCTCGTTAATGTTATAACTCTGCTCCAGCTTTAAACGGCAAAACTGATTATAGGTATAGTCAGCGGTTTCATCATTGTTGTCTTTCGCTGTTTCATCATTATCGCTTTCATCATGGCTGTCTTTGTTTGTGTTGCTGGTCTGCGATTTTGATGTAAAAATATTGGTCAAAGAATATGTTACAAGGTTTGTTCTAACAATATTGTCAACAGCATCAAACTGGGGATATTTATTGCTCTGATCCTTTTCTGGTATATATTGATATATTACCTGCGGTGTTATTGCATGCCTTATCTTGTTAATCCGGCTTTTTTGAAAGCTGTATATTCTATAAATGTTTGAAGAAAGGTCTAATTTGACATCATACATTTCTCTGTACAGCGTTGCCTTATCAGAGGAGCTATATTCCTCTTTGTCAAAATACCAGGCTGTTTCCCGAAACCCTGCAGATGGTTCAAAAGAAAGGTAATGTTTGAATCTTAATGGCAAATACAATCTTGGATATGCATCCATCCTGTGAGCACTTGGAGCAGCCTCTGAAGCATCCTCTCTGTAGAAATATGTATATTTGGAATTGAGGTCAAAATAAAGGGGTGTGCCGAACACCTGCTGTTTGGATGCATTAAAATCAACAATCGGCAGCATCTGTATGGTTGTATCTGTTTCCTCCTGGCGACGGGTTATGACATTATCATACCAGCGGGTCTCGGCATTAAGGCTGAATTGTGACCAGCTCTTGTTTATGCTCAGGCTGTTTACCCTTGTTGAATCAGTATAATCGTCAATGCCTCTGCCGAAACTTTTGTTAAAAAAGTTATCGGTTTTTTCAAACCCGGTATATCCGTCCTTAAATTCGTCAAGGTAATCCTGATCACTGACAATATCTATGTCCAGTTTTGCGGTAAAACCATTAGGCAAAGCCTTATCATGTTTCATCCTGAACCAGTATCGGTCTGAATTGGGCCGCAACACACCATCGTCCGCATATCCCCATTCTTCGCTCGATTCCAGTTCTACCTTCCTGTCCCGCAAAAAGTCATACATCATGGTTCCTTTTGACTTTTCATCTAAAACATAGCGGTATTCAAAACCTGTTTTTTCTCCCCTGCGTCCAATATGGTGGTAATATAAGGTTGCATCCGAACTTTCGTTAATAGCCCAGTAAAAAGGCTGTATGTATTCCTCCCATTTCCGTTCCGAATATGCTATTTGTGGCGGCAAAAGGCCGGACTGTCTCTTTATCTTTGCAGGAAAAACCAAAAAGGGTGTGTACAACACAGGAACCTTTTTTGCCCAAAGAGCCGCGTGATTAACAAAACCATATCCTTCAATGGTAACCTTCAGGTTTTTCCCTGTTATTTTCCATGCCGGATAATCGCCATCACATGTTGTAAGGCTGCCCTTGGCGATGGCATAAGAGTTTTTTCCTGTCTTTTGTATTTTATCCCCTTTTATGTAAAAATGGTTTTCCTTAATAAATATTGTTCCATTATATGCTGTTCCGATTTCAGCCTCCAGATCCATCTCCATCTTATCGCCGACAAGCACATCCTCACCTACCGTCATTATTGCATGGCCGACAGCCAGCACCTCCATGGTTTTATCATCAAAACGAACAAAATCGGCTGTAAGCCTTTTGTCCTGCTTTGTTACGACAACATTTCCTTTTGCAATATGTTGGCTGGTTTTTTTATCAAAGCTTATTTCATCGGCAGTAATATGCCAGGGCTCGGCAGGATCATCATCAAACAATCGCTCAGGGCCCTGTGCAAAAGAAACCATTGCGGTTGCAATTATAATAAGAAAGATAAGAAACAGACGGGGAATAACATAACGAAAAGAGCTTAAAAACAGTCTATGTGTTCTAATCAATCTATAAACACAGCTATAATCTTTGCATTGCGTTCTGTTGTAAAGCATTGAGTATGATTTTTTTCTATTTTTTTGTGACTGCGGAAGGATTGTGATATGTTTCGCTATATAAATATTTGCTAAACCCACTTGATGCGCCGGGCAGATTCTTTTCTTTTAACTATCTCCCCTATTATAAATCCTTTCTCTTTCATAGCGCTAAGCCGCTCCAGCATATCCTGTGCCGAACCTTCAGGAACAATCGCTATCATCCCGATTCCATTATTAAAAGTGCGCATCATCTCGTTATCGGATATATTGCCGGCCTTTTTCAAAAAAGGAAACACAGAGGGCATATCCCAACTTTCTTTGTGCATCACAATATTGCATCCTTTTGGTATTATGCGCAAAACGTTGTCTTCAATACCTCCGCCTGTAATATGAGCAAGCCCGCATATTGGCAGCCCCTTGCGTATACGATAAATAGCTGACGAATATATTTTTGTTGGGGTAAGAAGCTCTTCACCCACTGTTTGACCAAACTCAGGAACATAATCATCGATTTTTAGTTTCAAAATATCAAAACAGATCTTTCGAGCCAAAGAATATCCGTTGCTGTGAAGGCCGCTGGATGCTATTCCGATAACCTTGTTGCCGACATGAATTTCAGACCCGTCAATAATCTTACTGTTATCAACCAGACCCACGGCAAAACCTGCCAAGTCATATTCATTTTCTTTATAAAAGCCCGGCATTTCCGCTGTTTCGCCACCTATCAGAGCACAATCTGCCTGCCTGCAGCCCTCTGCGACCCCCCCGATAATTGCTGTGGCAATTTTTGTGTTCAACATCCCTATTGACAGATAATCTAGAAAAAACAGCGGCTTGGCGCCTTGCACAATGACATCGTTTACACACATGGCTACAAGGTCAATCCCGACAGTGTCATGTTTGTCCATCATAAAGGCTATCTTAAGCTTTGTTCCGACTCCGTCTGTTGAGCTTACAAGAACCGGGCTGTCCATCTTTGCAAGGTTAAGCGAATAAAGCCCTCCGAACCCTCCAATCTCACCTATAACGCCAGCTCTGGGCGTCTGTTTTGCAATCTTTTTTATGGCCTTAACAAGGTTGTTGGCCTTGTCAATATCTACGCCCGAATCAGCATAGGTCAAGGGCTTATTCATGTTTATCTCCCACAAAAAACCATCCTTTACTAATAGACAACTATTTAAAAATTAAACCGATTTAGACTGAAAGTCAAAACAATTTTTTTGACATAAAGTTCTTTGTGTTGTAGTTTAGCAAAAAATTAACTATTTATTTTTATAGGGTACGAGGTTGTTTTTATGGAAAAATTTGCAAGAATAGATCGTCTTCCACCTTATGTGTTTACAACTGTTAACAAAATAAAGATGGATGCAAGACATGCTGGCGAGGATATTGTAGACCTTGGAATGGGCAACCCTGATCTTCCCACCCCAAAGCATATCGTCGACAAGCTGTTGGAAGCAGCTCAAAAACCCCACAACCACAGATATTCGGCATCAAAGGGCATTACAAAGCTTAGGATGGCTATTTCAAGCTGGTACAAACGAAGATTTGACGTTGACATAGACCATGAGGAGGAGGCTATAGTCACAATCGGCGCCAAGGACGGCATATCCCATCTTGTCCTTGTTACAATAAGACCCGGAGATGTTGTGTTTACTCAAAATCCAACCTATCCGATTCATCCATTCTCCGCAATTATTGCCGGAGGAGAAGTGCGCGGAATACCTGTGGGGCCAGATTCGGACTTCTTTGAAAATCTGGTTGAAGCCACAAGACAGACATGGCCCAGGCCAAAACTGTTGATTATAAGCTACCCTCACAACCCAACAACCGAGGTTGTCAACCTGGAGTTTTTTGAAAAAATCGTGGCTTATGCAAAGGAATACAATATTATGGTAATCCATGATTTTGCTTATGCCGACCTTGTTTTTGACGGGTATAAAGCCCCCAGTTTTTTGCAGGTAAAAGGAGCCAAGGATGTAGGGGTGGAATTCTTTTCCCTTTCTAAAAGTTACAGCATGCCGGGCTGGAGGGTAGGCTTTTGTGTTGGAAACAGAGAAATAGTCGGCGCCCTGCGCAGAATAAAAAGCTATCTTGACTACGGGATTTTTCAGCCGATTCAGATTGCATCCATCATAGCCTTAAACGGCCCTCAGGATTGTGTTACAGAAATATGCAACATCTATAAAGAGCGAAGAGATGCCCTGATATCCGGCCTGAATCGAGTTGGCTGGGATATAAAAAGCCCAAAAGGAACCATGTTTGTATGGGGAAAAATTCCTGAACAATATCTAAAAATGGGTTCGGTAGAATTCTCCAAATTTCTGATTAAAGAGGCTCAGGTAGCTGTTTCTCCCGGGCTGGGTTTCGGCGAATACGGAGATGAATACGTCCGTTTTGCGCTTATTGAAAACAACATGCGCATAAACCAGGCTGTAAGGGGAATTAAAAAAATATTATAGGCACAGGCAATATGAAACAAATTAATATTGGTTTGCTTGGATGCGGTACCGTAGGCACCGGTGTTGCAAAGATTCTGATTGAAAACAAAGAGCTTGTTTCCGCCCGGGTCGGGGCATCACTATCATTAAAACATGTCGCGGATATTGATATAAAAAGGGATCGGAAAATCAAGTTTGATGAAGGGGTCCTGGTAACCGATGCCCGCAAGGTGGTTGAGGATCCGCAAATAGATATAATTGTCGAGATGATCGGTGGGGTGGGAATTGCAAAGGAGCTTATTTTAAGAGCAATAGACAATGGCAAACAGATTGTAACCGCAAACAAGGCCCTTCTTGCAACCCAGGGCAATGTTCTTTTCAAAGCCGCTTATGCAAATGGGGTTGATCTTGCTTTTGAGGCAAGCGTTGGCGGATGTATGCCTGTTATAAAATCGATTAGGGAGTCTCTGGTTGGTGATCACATAAAATCAATGACCGGCATATTAAACGGTACCTGTAACTATATTCTGTCAAAAAGCACATATGATGGAATTACATTTGAAGCAGCCCTGTCTGAAGCGCAGGCCAAAGGCTTTGCAGAGGCAGACCCATCGCTGGATGTGGAGGGAACAGATACCGCACACAAACTGGCCATATTAACATCTATTGCATACGGTATGGAGATTAATTTTAATGATATTTATATTGAAGGAATATCAAAAATTACCCCCATGGATATCGATTTTGCCAATCAATTCGGGTACAGGATAAAGCTTTTGGCTATAAGCAAAAACAGGGAACAAGAGGTTGAAGCAAGGGTGCATCCTGCAATGATACCGTTTGACAATCAGTTGTCAAACGTAAACGGTTCTTTGAATGCGATTACAATTTCGGGTGATGCTGTCGGCGACATGATGCTTTATGGCCTTGGCGCTGGTATGATGCCAACAGCCAGCGCGGTTGTTGGAGATATAGCAGATCTGGCCCGCAACCTTTTATCCGGCACAAGGGGAAGGATTCCATTACTGTCCTACCAGATGGAAAATATAAGAAAAATTCCGATCATGCCGGTTGACGACATCTTTACCAATTACTATTTCAGGTTCTCTGCGGCAGATCGTCCCGGGGTTTTATCTAAAATATCGGGCATACTGGGTAATCGTGGCATCAGCATCAAATCCGTGCAGCAAAAAGGACGTAAATCGATTGGCTCGGTTCCTATTGTCATCCTCACGCACCTTGCAAAGGAACATGATGTTCAAACAGCTCTATCCGAGATTGAAGCCCTTAATATTGTCAGCGACAGGCCGGTTCTCATAAGGGTCGAGGAAACTAATTGCCATATTTGATACAAGAGGTGTGATGTATATTGTCTGTTCAGATTTAGAAGGTGTTTTTGTTCCTGAAATATGGATACAGGTCTCTGAACAGACCGGTATCAAAGAGCTAGGGCTCACTACTCGTGATATATCCGATTATGATGTTTTGATGAAAAAACGGATTGATATCCTTCACGAGAACCGGCTTAAGCTTAAAGACATTACAAATGTTATCGATTCAATAAATCCCCTTGACGGGGCGATGAATTTTCTGGAATGGCTCAGATCACAGACCCAGGTAATAATTCTTTCGGATACATTTGTTGAGTTTGCAGGACCTTTAATGAAAAAGCTGGGCCGGCCGACCCTTTTTTGCAACTCTCTATCAATAGACACTGGCGGATATATTACTGGATATAATCTCCGACAAAATGACGGCAAGCGTAAGGCTGTGCTTTCCTTAAAAAGCCTCAATTATAAGATAATAGCCTTTGGCGACTCCTATAATGATATAAACATGCTCAAAGAGGCCGATACCGGCATCCTGTTCCGGCCTCCGGACAATGTAAAAAACGAATTCCCTGAGCTTTTGGTTTCATATCAATATGATGAACTTAGAAAAATTATCGAAAAAACACTGGCAACAACATGAGGTCTCAACTTAACATTGTTTTTTAATTTATGACTACACATAAAACAACATACAGGGTTATTTACGGCGACACGGATAAAATGGGTATAGCTTATCATGCAAACTACCTGCGCTGGTTTGAAATAGGCCGCTCCGAAATGTTCAGATCTGTTGGTGTTACCTATAAGAAAATAGAGGCAAAAGGTGTTTTGCTTCCTGTATCCGAGGCTTACTGCAAATTTTTGTTTCCAGCGCAATATGATGATGTTTTGGTTATAAAAACCGCTGTTGATAATGACTTTAAGGGGGGTATAAAGTTTGTATATACAATT harbors:
- a CDS encoding thioesterase family protein translates to MTTHKTTYRVIYGDTDKMGIAYHANYLRWFEIGRSEMFRSVGVTYKKIEAKGVLLPVSEAYCKFLFPAQYDDVLVIKTAVDNDFKGGIKFVYTIVSEDGQKILAKGYTKHACVDNNGRLIRPPKFLTELIETR